The nucleotide sequence CCAAAACCTGCGAGTAAGCGTGCAACCAACCAAATTACCTGGTTTTCAGTAAACGCTAATAGTAAGGATGTGACGATACATAAAACTAAGCCAAGCCTAAAAAATCGTACTTTGGCGTGGATGTCTTTAATAAAAATTGAAAAAATTGAACCGGATAAATATCCAACGTAATTTAATGACGCAAGCATACCGGCAAAAGCAATGCTGAGATGATTTTCGAGCATGGCAGGCAGTAAAGAGGTAAAAGCAAAGCGTGCAACACCAACACCGACCACTAAAGCTAAAATGCCAGCTAATAAAATAGCGGCGTTGTTATTTCGATCAAACAAGCGTGTAAGTCCTTATATTTGCTGATGCAGAAAATACCTATGCGTGAAGGCTGAAAAAGAAACCGTCAAGTGTCTAATGTAAAGGACTGTGTCAACTCAAAGCAAATCATTATTAGTGATAACTCATATAAATTAATTTCTTTAAATGGTTTGTCGTTATTCATTTTCAATACCCTCGATACTTTTTATCTAAAAGTTCAGGCATTTTTAAATCCTATTTATTTACCATCCCCCTTGAAAAAAATTTAATGAGCCTCAAATAAGGTAACAAGCAAATAACACGGTTTAAGCCTTAATAAATCAATGCAAGTCATAGCTTTATTTAGTAAATCGTTTACCAAATTGAAAAGTACTAGAGGATTGTTTTAAATGACAACAGAAAAAAATACTGTAAATCATCAGTTTGCATCAGATAATGCAAAAATACTTCAACTAATGATCCATTCACTTTATTCAAATAAAGAGATTTTCTTACGTGAATTAGTGTCCAACGCTGCTGATGCCTCAGATAAATTACGCTTTAAAGCTTTATCAGATGCCAGCCTTTATGAAGGTGATGGCGATTTACGTGTACGTGTAAGCTGTGACAAAGAAGCTAACACGGTGACTATTTCTGATAACGGTATTGGTATGACACATGACCAAATCGTTGAGCATTTAGGGACTATTGCTAAGTCTGGTACGTCTGAGTTTTTCTCTCAGTTATCTGGCGACCAAGCGTCAGATTCACAATTGATTGGTCAATTTGGTGTTGGTTTTTACTCAGCCTTTATCGTTGCTGATAAAGTGACTGTGCGTTCACGTGCAGCAGGCGCTGCTAAAACTGATGGTGTTGAATGGATATCTGAAGGTGAAGGTGAATTTACTACAGCGCAGATTGAAAAAAATAGCCGCGGTACTGATATTATTTTACATCTTAAAGAAGATGAAACTGAGTTCGCTGATGACTGGCGCTTAAAGTCTATTGTGACTAAATACTCTGATCATATTTCTGTTTCTGTTGAAATGTTAACGCCAGAAGTACCGGCTGTTGCAGCAGTAGAAGAAGTAAAAGATGATGAAGGTAATGCAACGACTCCTGCTGTTGAAGCCCGTGATGCTGTGCCAGCGTCTTGGAACCCAGTTAATAAAGCGACTGCGCTTTGGACTCGTGAAAAATCTGACGTTACTGATGAAGAATACAACGAATTCTACAAACATGTATCACATGACTTTGCTGATCCTATTATGTGGGAACATAATAAAGTTGAAGGTAAAACTGAATATACTTCACTACTTTATATTCCTTCAAAAGCGCCATTTGATATGTACAATCGTGAAAAACAACACGGTTTAAAACTGTATGTTCAACGCGTATTTATTATGGATGATGCTGAGCAATTTATGCCAGCTTACTTACGCTTTGTTAAAGGTTTATTAGATTCAAATGATTTACCACTAAACGTTTCTCGTGAAATTTTACAAGACAGTAAAATTACACAAGCTATCCGTAAAGGTTGTTCAAAACGCGTCTTGAAAATGCTAGAAAAACTAGGCAAAAAAGATGCTGAAAAATATCAACTATTTTGGAACGAATTTGGCCAAGTACTAAAAGAAGGCCCAGCAGAAGATTCAGCTAATAAAGACGCTATCGCTGCACTATTGCGCTTTGCTTCTACACATGAAGATACGAGTAATCAAAGCACGTCTTTTGCACAGTACATTGAGCGCATGAAAGAAGGCCAAGATAAGATTTATTATGTGGTTGCTGATAGTTTTGAAACCGCTAAAAATAGCCCGCATCTAGAAGTGTTCCGCAAGAAAGGCATTGAAGTATTGTTAATGTCTGACCGTATTGATGAATGGTTAGTTAGCCATTTGACGGAATTTGATGGTAAGCAATTGCAATCAGTGACTCGTGGCGGTTTAGATTTAGGTGATATGGATGATGCAGAAACGAAAGAAGCACAAGAAAAACTTGAGCAAGAATTCGATTCGGTTGTTACACGTATTAAAACAGCGCTTGAAGGCAAAGCTAAAGATGTGAAAATTTCACAGCGTTTAACTGACTCTCCTGCCTGTATTGTTGCTGATGAAAATGATATGAGCAGCCAAATGATGAAGTTAATGCAATCCGTTGGTCAAGAAGTACCAGATTCATTACCTATCTTTGAAATCAACGCTGAACATGATTTGATTAAACATGTTGCTGAAGAGCAAGATGATGAAAAATTCAAGCAGTGGTCTGAAGTTTTATTTGAACAGGCGATGCTAGCCGAACGAGGTAGCTTAAAAGACCCTGCTACTTTTGTTGCTCGTTTGAATAAATTAATGTTGAGTCTAACCAAATAAACTCAAGCTTGGTTAAAAAATGATTAAGGTCATTTAGTTGTTAGACTTTAGTCAAAAAAAGGAGCTTTTTAGCTCCTTTTTTGTTTTTTTGCACGGCTTGCTACTTGTTTGAAACCCTTTGAAAATGTATAGTGTTTTCTTTTACGCAAAACCAATTCATTAATTAAATAGGGTTATACTAAATGCGCATTATTTTATTAGGTGCACCGGGTGCAGGTAAGGGTACTCAAGCACAATTTCTAATGGCTAAATTTGGCATTCCACAGATATCTACTGGTGATATGCTACGCGCTGCAATTAAAGCAGGCACTGAACTTGGCAAAAAAGCCAAAGCAGTAATGGACGCAGGCCAACTCGTATCTGATGAATTAATTATTGGTTTGGTTAAAGAGCGTATAGCGCAAGATGACTGTAAAGCTGGCTTTTTACTCGATGGTTTTCCTCGTACAATCCCGCAAGCCGACGCAATGAAAGAAAATGGCGTTTCTGTTGATCATGTTGTTGAATTTGACGTACCTGATGAAGTTATTGTTGAACGCATGGGTGGACGTCGTGTTCACGCTGGTTCTGGTCGTGTTTACCATATTGTTTACAATCCGCCTAAAACGGAAGGTAAAGATGATGAAACAGGTGATGACTTATCTGTTCGTCCAGATGATGAAGAAGCGACTGTACGTAAGCGTTTAGGCATTTACCACGAACAAACAAAACCATTAGTCGATTATTATCAAGCTGAAGCAAGTGCTGGCGCTTGTGCATATCTAACTATTGATGGCACACAACCAGTAGAACAAGTTAGCTCATTACTTGATGAGAAGTTAGCTTAAGTTATATATTTTCCTTCAAGCATAAAAAAGCTCGCATTTGCGAGCTTTTTTATGCTTGAAGGAAAATCGCCTTGTAATGATGACATGGCTAATGCGAACACCAAAGTTGCAGTTAAGCTAGTGGCTATAGCGTCGCTTATGACTAATACCAATTGAAATAAGCAATCGATCTTTTTAAGGCGGTTTAAATCGTCAATAACGGCGTTGCTTTTAATCACACACGCCCGCTATTACTCGGCAATATGCTCCTGCACTGCGCTAATGACTTACATCCATGTAAGAATCAATCAAGCGCCTTATTCTTGAACAATTTATCCGCGCTTAAAATTGATCAATAACTTATTACATTTGGTATAAAGGGATGATTTTTAGGTTTAGTGATGACTCTTAATAAAGCAGCCTTAATGATTTATCAACGTGAGAATAATGAGTTAATGACTTATTTGCAGCGGTATTTTACTTAAATGGCGCTATTATTCGACTGTGTTAATCGGTATTATTTTCATTAATAAACACTTAAAGCAAAAATAACAAGAATAACAAAATTTATAATAGGGAAAGAGATGTCAACATTATTACTAACCGGGTTTTATGTCAGTTTACTGGCTGTTTTGTATATTGGTTTATCAATCAATATTATTCGCCTAAGAAGACGATTTAAAATAGGTATTGGATCGGGTGAGAATGAATTACTTGCGAAGGCTATCCGAGTACATGGTAATTTTTCAGAATACGTACCTTTGGCGGTGATCTTACTCGCGTGTTACGAAATTAATGGTGCGTCAGCTATCATGGTGCATGCTGTCGGTAGCATATTGGTACTCGGTCGTGTTTTACATTCGATTGGTCTTAATAAAACGGTGGGTGTTTCACAACAAAGAGTTTTTGGTATGCTATCAACCTTTTTAGTGATTCTAGTTTTATCGATAGAAAATATTCGCTTTTTTATATTCAACTAAGTATTAATTTTGAACGCTAACATTCTCTATGAAAATGTTAGCGTTTTTTATTGAGAAAATTTTAATCTTTGAACTTTATCTTTGTGCCTTAAACAGACCTACTAACGATTAAATCATCAGCAAAGCCATCAATACTTCTGCACAACGCTATTGTTCAATCGAGATGATTGAGTTTGTAGCATGCTGATATGTGGAATGCCATCTTCTAGATACATCTCGCTGACGCGTTGAAAGTTATGCTGGTTGTAGAATTTTTCTAGATGTTCTTGCGCTGATATTTTTATCACATCATTTGGAAAAAACGTTACGCATTCAGTTAATGCGATTTTTATTAACCTATGGCCAAGCCCTGTGCCTCTTGCACTCTGTGCAACGACTACACGGCCGATACTGATATTATCGGTATAAGTTAAGCCTTTAGGTAAAATGCGTAAATAAGCGGTCATTATGCCATCTTGATAACAAAATAAGTGCAATGTTTGTGGATGGCGGTCATGATCATCTAAATCGGGATAAAAGCAGGTTTGCTCAACGACAAAAATATCGATTCGCAACTTGAGTAAATCATAGAGTTCATCAGTGTTGAGTTGTGAAAATGTTTTGGTGTTCCAAATAATTGTTGTTGGCATAAGCTTCTTAAATATAATTTCAAAATGTATTTTACTAAATATGGTTTATTAGCGCAGGTGCTCTCAAGCACTTTGGTTAATAAGTAGTGCCTCAAAGTCACCTTTTGATAAAGGTCTTGCTAGTAAATATCCTTGCCCTAAAAGACAACCGGCTTGTATCAGCAACTGTTTTTGTTGCTCTGTTTCTATTCCTTCGGCAATAACGGCAATGTTAAGCTTTTTTGCCATGACAATGATAGCTTCACAGAGCGCGGCATCTTTGTTGTTAGTCGACATATTTTGAACGAAACTTTTATCGATTTTTAAGTAATCTATAGTGAAGTTCCTCAAGTAAGCAAAGGAGCAGTAACCCGTACCAAAATCATCAATTGCGACCGCTATGCCTTGTTGACGAATCTTATCCAGTGCATCAGCTACTTCTTCTTGGTTTTCCATCAACAAATTTTCTGTGATCTCAATAGAAATAGCCTGAGGTGCTATGCCTTGTGCTATCAGTGATTCAGCCCAAGCGCTAATCTGCCGGCCTTTATTACGATATTGTACCGGTGAGGTATTGATACTGATCATCAAATCATGGCAACAACGTTCCCTCAATTGCTTAACTTGTTGCGATATTTCATTAAACACCCATTCACTGATTTCTAGGATCAGCCCTGTTTCTTCAGCAACAGGAATAAAATCAAGCGGTGAAATCATGCCTTTTTCAGGGTGTTGCCAACGAATAAGTGCCTCAGCTTTAGAAATTGTGTTATCAGCTAAGTTAACAATGGGTTGGTAAACCATATGAAACTGTTGCTCTTTAATCGCAACGCGCAAATCTTGAATGATTTCCATGCGCTTAATAAACTCTGTTCGCATATTTTCGGTAAAATAATGAATGCTATTACGACCTCGTGCTTTAGCCCTATACATCGCTTGATCTGCATTTCTTAATAAAGATGCGATATTAAGTCCGTCATCGGGATAAATTGCGATACCAATACTTGCTGTACAATAAATGCTTTTTTCTTCAATGACATAGGGTGTGGCCAGAGTATTTAGTAATTTCTGCCCTATATTGTCGATGTCATCAGGTAGGGTTGTACCGACAAGAACGATGATAAATTCATCACCGCCTAAACGGGCAACAATGTCGTTTTTTCTGATGCATTGTTTAATACGTTTTGCAGCTTCAATTAATAGATTATCACCAGCGCCATGTCCTAGAGAATCATTAACATCTTTAAAGTTATCAAGATCTAGCATAGCAATAGCCAGTGGCTTTTTATCACGTTGGGCATTATCAATTGCGGTTGTTAGGTGTTCATGTAATAGATTACGGTTAGGTAAATCGGTTAGGTTGTCATAATTCGCTTGCCGCCAAATAATGTTATCTGCTTTTTCGCGCTCTATAGCGATGCGAGCAAGATGGGCAAATTGTTCAATAAGTAAAAAGTCATGCGCTTTTGGTGTTGATACTTTGCGATGGTAAATAGCGAAAGTGCCAAGAACGCTACCTTGATTATCAATAATAGGTTCGGACCAGCAAGAGGCTAGATTCGCTCGTTTTGTTAATTCAGTAAAAGGCGCCCAATCAGGATGTGTGGCGACATTACTCACTATGGCTCTTTTTCCTGTAAAAGCGGCTGTTCCGCATGAACCAATGCCAAGGCCAATAGCTATACCATCGATCGCCTCATTGTAAAAATTAGGTAGGCTAGGAGCTGCACCTAAGGTTAAGTGTTTACCACTTTTATCAAGTAGTAATATGCTACACATAGCTTCAGGAAATTCATTCTCAATGCTTTTTATCACAGCAGGTAACACTTCAGACAACTTACTTGAACTGGCGATCAATTCAAGAATATTATTACGTAGTTGATTTATCTTATCTTTTTCATAAAGTTGCCGATTTTTGTTTTGCATAAACATCGAAAATATTAAGGCAAA is from Colwellia sp. Arc7-635 and encodes:
- a CDS encoding GNAT family N-acetyltransferase, whose product is MPTTIIWNTKTFSQLNTDELYDLLKLRIDIFVVEQTCFYPDLDDHDRHPQTLHLFCYQDGIMTAYLRILPKGLTYTDNISIGRVVVAQSARGTGLGHRLIKIALTECVTFFPNDVIKISAQEHLEKFYNQHNFQRVSEMYLEDGIPHISMLQTQSSRLNNSVVQKY
- a CDS encoding MAPEG family protein — encoded protein: MSTLLLTGFYVSLLAVLYIGLSINIIRLRRRFKIGIGSGENELLAKAIRVHGNFSEYVPLAVILLACYEINGASAIMVHAVGSILVLGRVLHSIGLNKTVGVSQQRVFGMLSTFLVILVLSIENIRFFIFN
- the htpG gene encoding molecular chaperone HtpG; the encoded protein is MTTEKNTVNHQFASDNAKILQLMIHSLYSNKEIFLRELVSNAADASDKLRFKALSDASLYEGDGDLRVRVSCDKEANTVTISDNGIGMTHDQIVEHLGTIAKSGTSEFFSQLSGDQASDSQLIGQFGVGFYSAFIVADKVTVRSRAAGAAKTDGVEWISEGEGEFTTAQIEKNSRGTDIILHLKEDETEFADDWRLKSIVTKYSDHISVSVEMLTPEVPAVAAVEEVKDDEGNATTPAVEARDAVPASWNPVNKATALWTREKSDVTDEEYNEFYKHVSHDFADPIMWEHNKVEGKTEYTSLLYIPSKAPFDMYNREKQHGLKLYVQRVFIMDDAEQFMPAYLRFVKGLLDSNDLPLNVSREILQDSKITQAIRKGCSKRVLKMLEKLGKKDAEKYQLFWNEFGQVLKEGPAEDSANKDAIAALLRFASTHEDTSNQSTSFAQYIERMKEGQDKIYYVVADSFETAKNSPHLEVFRKKGIEVLLMSDRIDEWLVSHLTEFDGKQLQSVTRGGLDLGDMDDAETKEAQEKLEQEFDSVVTRIKTALEGKAKDVKISQRLTDSPACIVADENDMSSQMMKLMQSVGQEVPDSLPIFEINAEHDLIKHVAEEQDDEKFKQWSEVLFEQAMLAERGSLKDPATFVARLNKLMLSLTK
- the adk gene encoding adenylate kinase is translated as MRIILLGAPGAGKGTQAQFLMAKFGIPQISTGDMLRAAIKAGTELGKKAKAVMDAGQLVSDELIIGLVKERIAQDDCKAGFLLDGFPRTIPQADAMKENGVSVDHVVEFDVPDEVIVERMGGRRVHAGSGRVYHIVYNPPKTEGKDDETGDDLSVRPDDEEATVRKRLGIYHEQTKPLVDYYQAEASAGACAYLTIDGTQPVEQVSSLLDEKLA
- a CDS encoding EAL domain-containing protein, translated to MTVKMKHRTIEDKILLAVSAAATLILFPFLIMSILTQDKTQIIVDLVATGGIFSIFLGVWFTSKVKLFSGIFAILSQVTILIAIYIKGPGLIYWLFPIIIAGFYLLPTIIASLLNGLLITIACYLTYEQFDSFILPRLVASFIVTNIFALIFSMFMQNKNRQLYEKDKINQLRNNILELIASSSKLSEVLPAVIKSIENEFPEAMCSILLLDKSGKHLTLGAAPSLPNFYNEAIDGIAIGLGIGSCGTAAFTGKRAIVSNVATHPDWAPFTELTKRANLASCWSEPIIDNQGSVLGTFAIYHRKVSTPKAHDFLLIEQFAHLARIAIEREKADNIIWRQANYDNLTDLPNRNLLHEHLTTAIDNAQRDKKPLAIAMLDLDNFKDVNDSLGHGAGDNLLIEAAKRIKQCIRKNDIVARLGGDEFIIVLVGTTLPDDIDNIGQKLLNTLATPYVIEEKSIYCTASIGIAIYPDDGLNIASLLRNADQAMYRAKARGRNSIHYFTENMRTEFIKRMEIIQDLRVAIKEQQFHMVYQPIVNLADNTISKAEALIRWQHPEKGMISPLDFIPVAEETGLILEISEWVFNEISQQVKQLRERCCHDLMISINTSPVQYRNKGRQISAWAESLIAQGIAPQAISIEITENLLMENQEEVADALDKIRQQGIAVAIDDFGTGYCSFAYLRNFTIDYLKIDKSFVQNMSTNNKDAALCEAIIVMAKKLNIAVIAEGIETEQQKQLLIQAGCLLGQGYLLARPLSKGDFEALLINQSA